One genomic region from Streptomyces sp. Li-HN-5-11 encodes:
- a CDS encoding MalY/PatB family protein: MASDTAGSTGGPRNSIFDEAVDRKNSNSMKWSFANGFLAPDEAAADPLPMWVADTDFKAPRAVIDALHEAVEHGVFGYPGGATDSYLDAVTGWQARRFGWEVPREWVLQTAGVITTLKTAVQAFSAPGDSVLIQPPVYAHFHDDVLLNGRHLAFAPLERTENGYRFDARTFEAAIRPDTKLFILSHPHNPTGNVWSEEELATMGEICARHGVLVVSDEIHQDLIVNPAKRHVPFASLGEEFARNSITCTAPSKTFNLPGLQSANVFVPDRRLREELARQYERNVFPLVNVLGMVAAEAAYAHGEPWLEELLVYLRGNHAHFADAVNSATSQVRVLPADSLYLAWMDCRGLGMDAESLDKFMLTKARLWLDKGQKFGAEGHGYMRANLGCPRSTVDEAVRRLVTAVEGL; the protein is encoded by the coding sequence ATGGCAAGCGACACCGCAGGCTCCACCGGCGGCCCTCGGAATTCGATCTTTGACGAGGCGGTCGACCGGAAGAACTCCAACTCCATGAAGTGGTCCTTCGCCAACGGATTCCTCGCTCCTGACGAGGCCGCGGCCGACCCGCTCCCCATGTGGGTCGCGGACACCGACTTCAAGGCGCCCCGGGCTGTGATCGACGCCCTCCACGAAGCTGTGGAGCACGGCGTCTTCGGATATCCCGGAGGAGCTACGGACAGCTACCTCGACGCCGTGACCGGCTGGCAGGCCCGGCGGTTCGGCTGGGAGGTCCCACGGGAGTGGGTGCTGCAGACCGCCGGCGTCATCACCACGCTCAAGACCGCGGTGCAGGCCTTCTCGGCGCCGGGCGACTCGGTCCTGATCCAGCCTCCCGTGTACGCGCACTTCCACGACGACGTCCTGCTCAACGGGCGCCACCTCGCGTTCGCTCCGCTGGAACGCACCGAGAACGGCTACCGGTTCGACGCCCGGACGTTCGAAGCCGCCATCCGGCCGGACACCAAGCTGTTCATCCTGAGCCATCCCCACAACCCGACCGGAAACGTCTGGTCCGAAGAGGAGTTGGCGACGATGGGCGAGATCTGTGCCCGGCACGGCGTCCTGGTCGTCTCCGACGAGATCCACCAGGACCTCATCGTCAACCCGGCCAAGAGGCACGTCCCGTTCGCCTCACTCGGCGAGGAGTTCGCACGGAACAGCATCACCTGCACGGCCCCGAGCAAGACGTTCAACCTCCCGGGACTGCAGAGCGCGAACGTCTTCGTCCCCGACCGCAGGCTGCGCGAGGAGCTGGCCCGGCAGTACGAACGCAACGTGTTCCCCCTGGTCAACGTGCTGGGTATGGTCGCGGCCGAGGCGGCCTACGCCCATGGTGAGCCGTGGCTCGAAGAGTTGCTCGTCTACCTGCGCGGGAACCACGCGCACTTCGCGGACGCGGTCAACAGCGCCACCTCGCAGGTGCGGGTACTGCCCGCCGACTCCCTCTACCTGGCATGGATGGACTGCCGGGGCCTCGGGATGGACGCGGAGTCCCTGGACAAGTTCATGCTCACCAAGGCGCGCCTGTGGCTGGACAAGGGACAGAAGTTCGGGGCCGAGGGCCACGGCTACATGCGGGCGAATCTGGGCTGCCCGCGCTCCACGGTCGACGAAGCCGTACGCCGGCTGGTCACGGCCGTCGAGGGTCTGTGA
- a CDS encoding class III extradiol dioxygenase subunit B-like domain-containing protein gives MLVAAAVCPCPPLLVPEVAAGAASELEALRAACVDALGVLAAARPDRLVVVGPAGQPGRGPYPEGARGSFRGFGVDLGVRLGRDTGSASGRELPPSLAVAAWLLERTGWSDAPVEGLGVGEPLAPERCSAAGRDIAGRPERTALLVMGDASACRSLKAPGYLDERSEPFDAEVARALGAADVAALRALDAGLAQELKASGRAPWQVLAGAAEGAGLSGALLYEDAPYGVGYLVAAWS, from the coding sequence ATGCTTGTCGCCGCCGCAGTCTGCCCCTGCCCGCCCCTTCTCGTGCCCGAGGTCGCCGCGGGAGCGGCGTCCGAGCTGGAAGCCCTGCGCGCCGCGTGCGTGGACGCGCTGGGCGTGCTCGCCGCAGCCCGGCCCGACCGGCTCGTGGTGGTCGGTCCCGCCGGGCAGCCCGGGCGCGGCCCGTACCCGGAGGGCGCCCGGGGCTCGTTCCGCGGCTTCGGCGTCGACCTCGGCGTACGGCTCGGCCGGGACACCGGGAGCGCGTCCGGGCGTGAGCTGCCGCCCTCGCTCGCCGTCGCCGCCTGGCTGCTGGAGCGCACCGGCTGGTCCGACGCCCCGGTCGAGGGGCTCGGTGTGGGCGAACCGCTGGCGCCCGAGCGCTGTTCGGCGGCGGGGCGGGACATCGCCGGACGACCGGAACGGACGGCGCTGCTGGTGATGGGCGACGCGAGCGCCTGCCGGTCGCTGAAGGCGCCGGGATATCTCGACGAACGCTCGGAGCCCTTCGACGCGGAGGTCGCCCGCGCGCTCGGCGCGGCGGACGTCGCGGCCCTGCGGGCGCTGGACGCCGGGCTGGCGCAGGAGCTGAAGGCGTCTGGCCGGGCGCCCTGGCAGGTGCTCGCCGGCGCCGCCGAGGGTGCCGGTCTCTCCGGC
- a CDS encoding TetR/AcrR family transcriptional regulator, whose protein sequence is MESRAGGPQRSDAQRNRERILEVALVELSRSADVPLSVIAKKAGVGQGTLYRNFPNREALVLEAYRHEVQQLTDTAAELLKTKEPDQALRTWMDRLARFIMAKTGLADALRQASSGTAGPEPSGYSLVFGSIESLLNANHEAGTIRPGVTADDFLRAVAGIWQIDISGDWHAQATRLLDIVMDGLRAGAPGRQ, encoded by the coding sequence GTGGAGTCGAGGGCCGGCGGACCCCAGCGGTCGGACGCGCAGCGCAACCGGGAACGCATCCTGGAGGTCGCGCTGGTCGAGCTGTCACGTTCGGCGGACGTCCCGCTGAGCGTGATCGCCAAGAAGGCGGGCGTCGGGCAGGGCACGCTCTATCGCAACTTCCCCAACCGCGAGGCGCTGGTTCTGGAGGCGTACCGCCACGAGGTGCAGCAACTCACCGACACCGCAGCCGAGTTGCTGAAGACCAAGGAGCCCGACCAGGCCCTTCGTACCTGGATGGACCGCCTCGCCCGCTTCATCATGGCCAAGACCGGACTGGCCGACGCGCTACGCCAGGCGTCCAGCGGGACGGCAGGGCCGGAGCCGTCGGGATACTCACTGGTGTTCGGATCGATCGAATCCCTCCTCAACGCCAACCACGAGGCCGGGACCATCCGCCCCGGGGTGACCGCCGACGACTTCCTCCGCGCCGTCGCCGGCATCTGGCAGATCGACATCAGCGGCGACTGGCACGCCCAGGCCACCCGACTGCTGGACATCGTCATGGACGGCCTGCGCGCGGGAGCGCCGGGGCGGCAGTGA
- a CDS encoding Lrp/AsnC family transcriptional regulator — protein MDATDRKIVAILQREGRITLTDLADRVRLSVSRCQRRVRELEADGTIRGYRALADGARLGYGFEVLLFATLSRPDAVDEFDAALAEIPEVVEAQRLFGEPDYLIRVVSADLPSYQHLYETVLIRLPGVRSLNSTIVMKHVVSPRPFPGRPPRELSAERSAL, from the coding sequence ATGGACGCCACGGACCGCAAAATTGTTGCCATCCTGCAGCGGGAGGGGCGAATTACGCTCACAGACCTGGCCGACCGGGTCCGGCTCAGCGTGTCCCGCTGTCAGCGTCGTGTCCGCGAGCTCGAGGCGGACGGCACCATCCGCGGTTACAGGGCTCTCGCCGACGGCGCGAGGCTGGGATACGGGTTCGAGGTCCTGCTCTTCGCCACGCTGAGCCGACCCGACGCGGTCGACGAGTTCGACGCGGCGCTCGCCGAGATCCCCGAAGTCGTCGAGGCGCAGCGACTGTTCGGCGAACCGGACTACCTGATCCGCGTGGTCAGCGCCGACCTGCCGTCCTACCAGCATCTCTACGAGACCGTTCTCATTCGGCTTCCCGGCGTACGCAGCCTCAACTCGACCATCGTCATGAAGCACGTCGTCAGTCCACGTCCGTTCCCCGGCCGACCTCCGCGTGAGCTGTCGGCGGAACGCTCCGCCCTGTGA